The genomic region GGATTATGAAATTTAATTTCTTTTTTGGTAGGATGAATATTTACATCAATACAGTCAGATGGAATTTGAAAATATAAAATAAAAGACATTTTATTATTGCCTATAATTTTATTACAAGCTTTTCGAAAAGCATTAATAACAATATGATTATAAACAAATCTATTATTAATATAACAATATTGTATTTTTTTTTGTTTACTAATATCTTCTGTATAAAATGTCCATCCAAATAAAAAAACATTATTTTTTTGAGAATTTATTTCTATTAATTGATTTACATCTAATTCATGGAATATTTCTTTCAATCTATGATTGTAATTATTTTGATTATTTATAGTTTTTTTATTTTTATTTATAGCATAATATCGTGTAATTAATTTATTATTATGTATAAGAGAAAAATTAATTTCAACATGAGACAAAGCTATTTTCTTTATTACTTCAAAAATTTTTAAAAATTCTAATTTTTTATTTTGAATAAACTTAAGACGAACTGGTATATTATAAAATAAGTTTTCTACTATAACAGTAGTACCTTGAGGGTGTGCTATCGGTTGCAAAAGAATATTATTGTTAATAAATCTTTCAGAATATATTTTCCAAGCAACATCACTATGTTGAGTACAAGAAATTAATGTTAATCTTGAAACAGCTCGAATACTAGCTAAAGCTTCTCCCCGAAAGCCAAAAGTAGAAATAGTTTTTAAATCTAATAAAGAAGTAATTTTACTTGTAGCGTGATGAGTTATAGCAAGTAATAATTCTTTTTTTTTAATACCACAACCATCATCTGTTACAGAGATATATTGAAAACCACTTTTTTCAACTGTAATATTAATATTTTTTGAACCAGCATCTATACTATTTTCTACAATTTCTTTAATTACACAAGATGGTCGCTCAATAATTTCTCCAGAAGAAATTTGACTAGATAAATTACGTGGCAATATAACAATAGGCATTACCTAATTCTCGAAATAAATGAAAAACAAAACTATTTTAAAAACAGAATGAAATCCTGTATAAATTAGAAATAAAATTGACTTATTAGATAATTACTTTTTTTTATTGAAAAAATTAATATATTCTAAAATTATAGAATATAATTCAGGACTATTTTTAGATAAATTACAAATTTTAATTATAGCATTTTCAATTCCTTTGTCTTTGACGAAAGATGATATTTTCATTGATTCTAAATCTTGAGGATTATGATAATGAAATGCTGCGGCAATACCTTTTGATAAATTAAAATAGGGTAAGTTGTATTGAATACTACCTAATAACGGTCCTATTAAACGTTCTTTATTTCCTAATTTTTGCAATGGATTACGTGCTATACGTTTGAGACTATCTGATAAAAAAGGATTGTCAAAACGACTAAAAATTTTATTAATATAATTAGCATGTTCATTTTTATTAAAATTATAACGTTTAATTAATACTAAACCACTTTCTTCCATAGCAGATTTAACAACCAAACGTATTTCTTCATCTAACATAGATTCTTGTATAGAATTATAGTTTTTCATTAAACCTAGATAGGCAGCTATAGCATGACCAGTATTTAATGTAAATAATTTGCGTTCTATAAAAGACTTTAAATTATCACTATATTTTATATCAATTATTTTAGGCAAATCTCCTTTAAACTGATTAACATCAACTATCCATTCTTTAAAATCTTCAGCAAGTAAAAATAAAACATCTTTATTGTTTTTAAAATGAACTAAAGGTATAATTGTATCAATACTACAATCTATAAATCCAACATATTTATTTAGATAATCATGATATATTGGAGATAATTTTTTTAATATTTCTTTTTTCAAAAAAGAACTTGCTTGAACTTTATTTTCACAAGCAATAATGTTTAGTGGTGTTATAGAACCGTTTTTAATTTTTAGTAATATTCCTTGAGCAAGAATTAAAGCAACAACGTGCAATGCATTAGCACCGACTGCTGTAGTAATTAATTTAACTGAAGAAATTATTTTCATAATTTTTAGATCATGAAAATGCACAGCACTAACTTTTCGAACATTAATAATTTTTTCTTGATGATTACCTACTATTTTGACAGTATACTGTTGATTAGAATTAATAATATTTATTAAATTTTGATCTATATCAGAAAAAATTACATCATAACCTGATTCTGATAAAATTCTTCCTATAAAACCTCGTCCGATATTTCCAGCTCCAAAATGGAGTACTTTCATAAATTATTCCAATAAAATTTATTAAATAAAAAATTAATCACAGATATATATTAATCTTTTTTCATTTTTAAAAGTGATAACACTTCTTCTACACTAGTAGTATTAGATAATTGTTTAATTACGTCTTTATTATCTAATGCATTAGTAATGTTACTCACAACCATGATGTGTTCATTATTTTTAGCTGCTATACCAATAACAAGATAGGCGATATCGTCAATATCTTCTCCAAAATGAACACCCTTGGGAAATTGACAAAAAATTATTCCAGTTTTTAAAACTGAATCTTTTGATTCAATAGTTCCATGTGGTATAGCTATTGATTCTCCTAACCAAGTAGAAGATATTTTTTCTCTTTCTAACATTGAATTAATATAATTTAATTTAACATATCCTTG from Buchnera aphidicola (Artemisaphis artemisicola) harbors:
- the mutL gene encoding DNA mismatch repair endonuclease MutL, which gives rise to MPIVILPRNLSSQISSGEIIERPSCVIKEIVENSIDAGSKNINITVEKSGFQYISVTDDGCGIKKKELLLAITHHATSKITSLLDLKTISTFGFRGEALASIRAVSRLTLISCTQHSDVAWKIYSERFINNNILLQPIAHPQGTTVIVENLFYNIPVRLKFIQNKKLEFLKIFEVIKKIALSHVEINFSLIHNNKLITRYYAINKNKKTINNQNNYNHRLKEIFHELDVNQLIEINSQKNNVFLFGWTFYTEDISKQKKIQYCYINNRFVYNHIVINAFRKACNKIIGNNKMSFILYFQIPSDCIDVNIHPTKKEIKFHNPCFIYQFIYETIVCNLVELKKKYLLNTKHILYKEDTIKDHRNYIMNASSIKYNFSLVKLLIIIRKYYGLVYYNNNLYLLSLPLAKGIIRKNKFIKNIKQKNISDITLINIKISSIPQEYIILFENKEILLQVGFNLIFKTKYVILRSIPCFLKKYINYIILHFFNFLFLRKKISISEIINWFYLNIFIEKKNWNYTNGIAVISEIEYCYPLLLTNPPLKLLQKINIDTVLYTLKI
- a CDS encoding mannitol-1-phosphate 5-dehydrogenase, encoding MKVLHFGAGNIGRGFIGRILSESGYDVIFSDIDQNLINIINSNQQYTVKIVGNHQEKIINVRKVSAVHFHDLKIMKIISSVKLITTAVGANALHVVALILAQGILLKIKNGSITPLNIIACENKVQASSFLKKEILKKLSPIYHDYLNKYVGFIDCSIDTIIPLVHFKNNKDVLFLLAEDFKEWIVDVNQFKGDLPKIIDIKYSDNLKSFIERKLFTLNTGHAIAAYLGLMKNYNSIQESMLDEEIRLVVKSAMEESGLVLIKRYNFNKNEHANYINKIFSRFDNPFLSDSLKRIARNPLQKLGNKERLIGPLLGSIQYNLPYFNLSKGIAAAFHYHNPQDLESMKISSFVKDKGIENAIIKICNLSKNSPELYSIILEYINFFNKKK